The segment AAATGAAAAGTATCTAGAAAGAGCCTAGTTCTTAGCTTCGGGCATTGGCCACTCTGATATTCGTGGATTGGTTACCTACAGGTCAATGGTTCTGCCGCGAGTCCTACTCTCTATAAGCGTGGATCACAATTGTGCCACTTAGTCGTTTCGTAGATGACTCAAACCTTGAAGTCCTAAACTCCTTCAAGATACTTTCCATTCAAACATGATTTCAATCCTTATTTCTGTCCAAATTCACCCAGTGATTTTGGATAGAAATAGGGATTCCTCATCGCTCTGCGACGATAAAACTTAATGGTCAAAAGTGTACATGAAAACAAGCGCTAACTTCAAGCTATTCTTCCTGTCATCATCCCCCAAATAAAACCAGACAATTCTCGTGCAATAGCTGTTTTAGCAACATTTTGTTTCTTATTTTTTCCTAGAACAAGTGTGCGATAACGTCTTCTTAAGCGTTCATTAGCCTTATCCGCATAAGCAATCACCTCCACTCGGTTTCCACTTTGTCTCCTTTTCAATTCTTTGGATTTATACCCAATCGTCCCCTTAGCCAATGATTGTGCAGCTTCTATCAGAAGTCGTCTCACATGGCTATTCCCAGCTTTGGTGATAGCACCTCTTCTCTCCTTGTCGCCGCTAGAATTTTCGCTAGGAGTTAGCCCAAGATAAGAAGCAAAATGTTGAGCTGTCGCAAAGCGATTAAAATCACCGATTTCTGTCACAATGGAAAGAGCAGTTAGTGTTTTAATGCCAATAAAGCAAGAAAGCCGTGAGACCTTCTCTTGGTAACTGTCGCTTTGACCCAGTTGCTCAATTCGTGCATCATACCGTTCTATTTGATCTACTAATTTCTCATAGGTCAATAGATATTCTGTCAAAATCTCTGCATAAAGTCCATCAGGATTTAGGGAACGGAGCCAGCGGACATGTTTCTGTGTCCAATTACTGCTTCCCTCGGTATAGCGAAAATCATGTCGGAGACAGAAGGCAAGAATTTGTTGTTTGATTTTCTTCAGAGCCACTTTGTGGTCTGTTCTCATGCGGATATATTCTTTGACTTGTTCATCCTCAACAGTAGGAATATGAACAGGCCGATAGCTACGAAAGGCCAGAGCTTTTGCGAGCTGAGCTGCATCTTTTTTATCAGTCTTAACACGCTTAGATCCTTCCTTCATCACCGTTGTAGGCGCCATCACGATACAGGGAATCCCGTGAGCTTGTAGCTGGTGATATAGGGTAAATCCAAGACATCCGGCTTCGTAGCCACATAACACTTCTGCATCTTGACCATATAAACGACGAAGCTCATTCACATAGTTCACAATATAGCTAACATTTGGACCAACTTTAGTGCTATGTTTGAATTGATTCGCCATCATATCATAATAGCAGAGTGAAAAACTTTCTTTGTGAACATCCATTCCGATGAAAAGTGTGGTAAAATGAAACATATAAGACCTCCAATTGAGTGTGGTAATTCCTGTTAGAAGTTGATTGTTTTTTTATTCTAGTGTACAGGTAAATCCACGAATTCTCAACTGGGGGTCTTTACATATTGTCTATAAAAAAGAAACAACTATCTCCCCCTAGATAGCTGTTTCGTGCGCAAATTACAGTATAAAATATATTCCTAAAAGAAAACTTAAACCAAGAACTTGCCTTCACAAGTAACATACTGAGCTGTGAAGGCGGGTTCTAATTTTAGGAAAATTAAAATTGACACGTAGAGTGTTGTTTTCGGATGTTTTATCGTTTATTTAACTTGAATCGCCAAGGCTTGATACGGCTTAAGGGTGATTTTCTTACCGAGTTTGCTATCAGGATAGTTGCTGATGAGGACTTGGCCGTGGGCGTAGTCGTCTGCTAGGTCTAGTTCAACCTCTTCTGCGAAGAAATTGTTGAGGACTAGTAATTTTTCATCGTTTAATAAACGCTCAAAGGCATAGACTTTCTGGCTGTCCTTATAGGCGGCCTTGTAATCCCCTTCTGAAATCAGAGGGAGTTCTTTCCGCAAGCGGATGAGTTCTTGATAGAAGGTGAAGATTGGGCCTGTTTTTTCGGCTTCAACGTTAATGGTTGGGTAGGATTTGCCAGCTTTCAGCCAAGGAGTTCCTGTTGAGAAGCCTGCATTGTCAGAAGCATCCCACTGCATCGGGGTGCGGGAATTGTCACGGGACTTGGCCTGGATAATCTTGAAGGCCTGCTCAGGTGTGTGACCTTGATCCAAGAGCATCTGGTAGGCATTGATAGACTCTACATCCACGTAGTCATCCATGCTGTCGTAGTCGGGGTCAATCATGCCGATTTCCTCGCCCATGTAGATGTAAGGCGTACCGCGTGACAGGTGGATAGAGGCTGCCAGCATGGTTGCTCCTTCATTACGGAAATTCTTCACATCGACAAAGCGGTTGAGGGCACGAGGTTGGTCGTGGTTGTTGTAGAAAAGGGCATTCCAGCCATTTCCGACGGACATTTCTTCCCCCCAAGTATGGAAGAGGCGTTTGAGTTCCTCAAAGTCAAAGTCCATAATGGTCCATTTTTGCCCGTCCTTGTAGTCCACTTTCAAGTGGTGGAAGTTGAAGGCCATGGACAATTCTTCCCGTTCAGGAGCCGTGTAGAGAATGCAGTTTTCAATGGTGGTGGCCGACATTTCCCCGACAGTCATGAAGCCTTTTTCAGCTCCAAAAGTGGCGTTGTTCATCATCTTGAGGTAGTCGTGGGTAATTGGGCGGTCGGTGTAAGTAGGCTTTCCGTCATTGATTGGGCAGTCTTCGAGGACTTCGTCCTTACCAATCAGGTTGATAACGTCGAAGCGGAAGCCTTTGACACCCTTGTCTTTCCAGAAGTTGACCACCTTGAAGAGTTCTTCACGGACATGAGGATTTCGCCAGTTGAGGTCGGCTTGGGTCACGTCGAAGAGGTGGAGGTAGTATTTCCCAGTCTCTCCAAAGGGAGCCCAGGCATTGCCACCAAACTTGGAAACCCAGTCAGTTGGCTGGTCACGTAGGATAAAGAAATCTTGGTAGTATTTGTCGCCTGCTAGGGCTTTTTGGAACCATTCGTGGTCTGTCGAGCAGTGGTTGAGGACCATGTCTAGCATGAATTCGATGCCCAATTCTTTGCCGACAGCCACCATTTCTTCAAAGTCAGCCATGGTGTCAAAATCAGGATTGACGGCTGTATAGTCTGAAATGTCATAGCCGTTGTCTCGTTGAGGACTTGGGTAGAAAGGGTTGAGCCAAATCATATCAATGCCTAGCTCCTTCAAATAAGGTAGTTTTTCAATAATTCCTCGTAAATCCCCTACACCATTTCCAGTTGTATCCTTGTAAGATTTTGGGTAGATTTGATAAACAACCTTCCGTCTGTCTATTGTCATTTTGCTCTCTCTTTCTTGATTTTTCCTTCTTGCATAAGCAATGATAGGAGGTGCAAGTTACCTTGCGCCCTCCTAGAACATTAATTCTTTGTAACTGTCAGAATAGCTTCGCCTTGTGAGATGGCACGAGGAAGATTTCCGATAACTTGAGTGTCAAAGTCAGTTTGGTTGGTCACGATAACTGGTGTTTCAGCAACAAGACCAGCAGCCTTAATGACATCGATGTCAAAGCTAATCAATTTATCGCCAGCTTTTACCTTGTCACTTTGTTTGACGTGAGCTGTGAAGCCTTTGCCTTCCAATCCAACAGTATCCATACCGATGTGCATAAGGAGCTCAACTCCGTTTGCAGCAGTGATACCAACAGCATGGTTAGTTGGGAAGAGGACAGATACTTCACCATCGACTGGAGCAACCAAGATACCTTCGCTCGGGTCAATAAGGACACCTTGGCCCATGACACCTGATGCAAATACAGGGTCAGTAGCTTGTGACAATTCTTTGGCTTGACCAGTAAGTGGGCTAATCAATTCGATAGCAGCGCCAGTTTCAACAACTGCTTCAGTTGGAGCTACGACTTCTTCAACAGTTTCTTCTTTTTTTGAAAATGCACCTGTACGTTTGAAAACAGCTGTCAAAATCATTGGGACAACAATCGCAACAATCATTGCTAACAAGAATGGACCCCAGTATTCAGCCTTGATAGACAAGATACCTGGAAGACCACCGATACCGATAGAAGCAGCTTGGATGTTAAAGGTTACAGAAAGTAAGCCAGCGATACTTGAACCAATCATAGCAGCTACGAAAGGGTAAACGTATTTCACGTTGACACCAAAGAGGGCTGGTTCAGTAACACCAAGATAAGCAGAAATAGTTGCAGGAAGTGAAACTTGAGCTTCTTTTTCATTGTGACGGTTCATGAGGAAGTAAGCAAATACCGCAGAACCTTGAGCAATGTTAGAAAGAGCAATCATTGGCCAGAGACCAGTTCCACCAGCATCCGCGATCAATTGCGTATCGATGGCATTGGTCATGTGGTGAAGACCAGTGATTACGAACGGTGCATAAAGGGCACCGAATACCGCACCGAAGAGCCATTTCAATGGACCAGTCAAACCAGCCAATACGACAGTTGACAACCATTGACCAATTGTCCAACCGATAGGACCAAGGACAGTGTGAGCCAAGATGATGGCAGGAAGAAGTGATAGGAATGGCACGAAAATCATTGAGACCACTTCTGGAATAACCTTACGCCAGAAGATTTCTAGGTAAGACAGTGCCAAACCAGCAAGGAGGGCAGGGATAACTTGTGCTTGATAACCGATACGGGCAATACTAAATGCACCGAAGTTCCAAGACCAGTCGCTGGCAATGGTTGCTGCATCTGTACCAGGTACAGCATAAGCGTTGAGCAACTGTGGAGAAACCAAACAGATACCAAGGACGATACCAAGGATTTGTGAAGTTCCCATTTTACGAGATACGGACCAAGTGATACCTACTGGCAAGAAGTGGAAGATGGCTTCACCTGGCAACCAGAGGAAGTGATTGACACCATTCCAGAAAGGAGAAACCTGAACGATGGTGTTCCATACAGGGTTACCATCAGCATCGAAGACCAACTGCCCATCTTTCATAGCTTGTCCAAGCCATTCCATCTGAACACCTTCCAAGACGTTACGGAAACCGAGAATCAAACCGCCGACGATAAGGGCAGGAATGATTGGTGTGAAGATTTCCGCCAGCATGGTCATGACACGTTGGATGGCATTTTGGTTACTTTTAGCGGCTGACTTTGCAGCTTCTTTTGATACGCCTTCGATACCAGACACAGCTGTAAAGTCATTGTAGAAGATTGGTACATCGTTACCGATGATGACTTGGAATTGACCAGCGTTTGTAAAGGTTCCTTTTACTGCTGGAATGTCTTCGATGACTTTTACGTTTGCTTTTTTCTCATCTGCAAGAACAAAGCGCATGCGCGTTGCACAGTGTGTTACTGCATTGACATTCTCTTTTCCGCCAATAGCTTCTAGGAGCTGTTTGGCTTCTTTTTCAAATTTTCCCATATATTTTTCCTTCTAGACGGCTTATGGAATCCGTCACCCTATATTTTTTAGACATCTCTCGAAGTATGTCCTTTTTTGAAATTTGTACGGACAAATTTCTTTTGTGTTATCATTGTATCCGATTTCAAAAAATAATGCAAGCGTTTTTGCTTAGTTTTTTTAAATTTTGAAATGAATTTTGTTATAATGTTGATAGTTGTATGTTATTTGACAGATGAATTTGTGAGGAAATGATGAAAAAATACCAAGAAATTTATAATGACTTAAAAGAAAAAATACGGACAAATGTTTATCCGGCAGAAAGCTCCCTACCGACAGAACAACAGCTCCAGGAAATCTATGGTGTTAGTCGTGATACGGTTCGTAAGGCGTTGGCGATTTTGACTGAGGGAGGTTTGATTCAAAAAGTGCAAGGGCGTGGTTCAATGGTCCTTAAGCAAGAAATTCTCAATTTCCCAGTTTCAGGTTTAACTTCCTATCAGGAATTGACAAATGTTCTCCAGCTTTCTACCAAGACAGATGTTGTCAGCTTAGATATGATTACCGTTAATAGTAGCCTTTCGCACTTGA is part of the Streptococcus suis genome and harbors:
- a CDS encoding IS110 family transposase, giving the protein MFHFTTLFIGMDVHKESFSLCYYDMMANQFKHSTKVGPNVSYIVNYVNELRRLYGQDAEVLCGYEAGCLGFTLYHQLQAHGIPCIVMAPTTVMKEGSKRVKTDKKDAAQLAKALAFRSYRPVHIPTVEDEQVKEYIRMRTDHKVALKKIKQQILAFCLRHDFRYTEGSSNWTQKHVRWLRSLNPDGLYAEILTEYLLTYEKLVDQIERYDARIEQLGQSDSYQEKVSRLSCFIGIKTLTALSIVTEIGDFNRFATAQHFASYLGLTPSENSSGDKERRGAITKAGNSHVRRLLIEAAQSLAKGTIGYKSKELKRRQSGNRVEVIAYADKANERLRRRYRTLVLGKNKKQNVAKTAIARELSGFIWGMMTGRIA
- the treC gene encoding alpha,alpha-phosphotrehalase — encoded protein: MTIDRRKVVYQIYPKSYKDTTGNGVGDLRGIIEKLPYLKELGIDMIWLNPFYPSPQRDNGYDISDYTAVNPDFDTMADFEEMVAVGKELGIEFMLDMVLNHCSTDHEWFQKALAGDKYYQDFFILRDQPTDWVSKFGGNAWAPFGETGKYYLHLFDVTQADLNWRNPHVREELFKVVNFWKDKGVKGFRFDVINLIGKDEVLEDCPINDGKPTYTDRPITHDYLKMMNNATFGAEKGFMTVGEMSATTIENCILYTAPEREELSMAFNFHHLKVDYKDGQKWTIMDFDFEELKRLFHTWGEEMSVGNGWNALFYNNHDQPRALNRFVDVKNFRNEGATMLAASIHLSRGTPYIYMGEEIGMIDPDYDSMDDYVDVESINAYQMLLDQGHTPEQAFKIIQAKSRDNSRTPMQWDASDNAGFSTGTPWLKAGKSYPTINVEAEKTGPIFTFYQELIRLRKELPLISEGDYKAAYKDSQKVYAFERLLNDEKLLVLNNFFAEEVELDLADDYAHGQVLISNYPDSKLGKKITLKPYQALAIQVK
- the treP gene encoding PTS system trehalose-specific EIIBC component, which translates into the protein MGKFEKEAKQLLEAIGGKENVNAVTHCATRMRFVLADEKKANVKVIEDIPAVKGTFTNAGQFQVIIGNDVPIFYNDFTAVSGIEGVSKEAAKSAAKSNQNAIQRVMTMLAEIFTPIIPALIVGGLILGFRNVLEGVQMEWLGQAMKDGQLVFDADGNPVWNTIVQVSPFWNGVNHFLWLPGEAIFHFLPVGITWSVSRKMGTSQILGIVLGICLVSPQLLNAYAVPGTDAATIASDWSWNFGAFSIARIGYQAQVIPALLAGLALSYLEIFWRKVIPEVVSMIFVPFLSLLPAIILAHTVLGPIGWTIGQWLSTVVLAGLTGPLKWLFGAVFGALYAPFVITGLHHMTNAIDTQLIADAGGTGLWPMIALSNIAQGSAVFAYFLMNRHNEKEAQVSLPATISAYLGVTEPALFGVNVKYVYPFVAAMIGSSIAGLLSVTFNIQAASIGIGGLPGILSIKAEYWGPFLLAMIVAIVVPMILTAVFKRTGAFSKKEETVEEVVAPTEAVVETGAAIELISPLTGQAKELSQATDPVFASGVMGQGVLIDPSEGILVAPVDGEVSVLFPTNHAVGITAANGVELLMHIGMDTVGLEGKGFTAHVKQSDKVKAGDKLISFDIDVIKAAGLVAETPVIVTNQTDFDTQVIGNLPRAISQGEAILTVTKN